Proteins encoded in a region of the Triticum dicoccoides isolate Atlit2015 ecotype Zavitan chromosome 3A, WEW_v2.0, whole genome shotgun sequence genome:
- the LOC119270816 gene encoding probable protein phosphatase 2C 38 translates to MVGQTMMRIVRPCFKPSLPDGAQVVAAGAGGTREGLLWYRDAGRHACGDFSMAVVQANQLLEDASQLEAGPLVAADGPCGTFVGVYDGHGGPETARFVADNLFHHVKKFATEQQTVSADVIRRSYAATEEGFLNLVRKQWLIKPQIASVGTCCLVGIINEGVLYIANAGDSRAVLGRVERGAKDIKAVQLSSEHNASFQEVRDELRQMHPDDPRIVVLKHNVWRVKGIIQVSRTIGDAYLKSSEFNREPLLARFRIPGPFHKPILCPEPSIEEHRLCAEDQFVIFASDGLWEHLSNQEAVDIVHCSPRNGIARRLIKAALREAAKKREMRYSDLKKIDRGVRRHFHDDITVVVLFMDPALVSRRLYGGPLLSLRGGGSTPTFAQKC, encoded by the exons ATGGTGGGGCAGACCATGATGCGCATCGTGCGCCCCTGCTTCAAACCCTCGCTGCCCGACGGCGCGCAGGTCGTCGCCGCCGGGGCCGGCGGCACCAGGGAGGGCCTGCTCTGGTACAGGGACGCCGGGAGGCACGCCTGCGGTGACTTCTCCATGGCCGTCGTGCAGGCCAACCAGCTGCTCGAGGACGCCAGCCAGCTCGAGGCCGGgcccctcgtcgccgccgacgGGCCATGCGGCACCTTCGTCGGCGTCTACGACGGCCACGGCGGGCCCGAGACCGCCCGCTTCGTCGCCGACAACCTCTTCCACCACGTCAAGA AGTTTGCGACGGAACAACAGACAGTCTCGGCCGACGTGATACGCCGATCCTACGCTGCCACGGAGGAGGGCTTTCTGAACCTTGTGAGGAAGCAGTGGCTCATCAAGCCGCAGATCGCCTCGGTCGGTACATGTTGTTTGGTTGGCATTATCAACGAAGGTGTCCTGTACATAGCAAACGCCGGCGACTCCCGTGCTGTCCTCGGGAGAGTCGAGCGGGGCGCCAAAGACATTAAGGCAGTTCAGCTCTCGTCCGAGCATAACGCGAGCTTTCAGGAGGTAAGGGATGAGCTAAGACAGATGCACCCGGACGACCCCCGGATCGTGGTCCTCAAGCACAACGTTTGGCGCGTCAAGGGCATTATTCAG GTTTCCAGAACGATCGGTGACGCCTACCTAAAAAGTTCGGAGTTTAACCGCGAGCCTCTTCTGGCCCGGTTCCGTATTCCAGGGCCCTTCCATAAACCGATTCTTTGTCCGGAACCATCCATAGAAGAACACAGACTGTGCGCAGAAGATCAGTTTGTTATATTTGCGTCAGATGGACTATGGGAGCACTTGAGCAATCAGGAAGCTGTGGATATAGTTCATTGTTCGCCTCGGAAT GGCATTGCGAGACGACTAATAAAAGCAGCTCTGCGGGAGGCGGCAAAGAAGAGAGAAATGAGATACTCAGACTTGAAGAAGATCGACCGCGGGGTCAGGAGGCACTTCCACGATGATATTACTGTTGTGGTATTATTCATGGACCCTGCGCTTGTCAGCAGGAGGCTCTACGGTGGGCCGTTGCTTTCGCTAAGGGGTGGTGGCAGCACGCCAACGTTTGCACAGAAATGCTGA